CGAGCGGTTGGCCGACGGTGCACCGGCGGATCCCGTGGTGGGTCCAGACGACGGGCTGCGGCACCCGGCCGTGGCTGCCGGGCGCCGGGGCGCGGCGCACCGCGATCCGGGTCCCGTCGACGGTGATGCGCTGGTCGGGTTGCTCGGTGACGACGAGGACGCGGGTGGTCTCGGGCGCGCCGGGGATGTCGGCGAGCCGGCCGGGGTGGTCGGCGGTGAGGTCACCGAGGGCGGTGGTGACTTCGTCGTCGGTGGAGTTCCAGGCGATGCCGCGGGCCTCGAGCTGGCCGTAGAGCTGGGGGAGGGTGAGGTCGGGCTGTGCCTCCCAGGCGCGGCCGAGGGCGGCGAGGACGCCGGGAATGCGGAGCGGGTCTTTCACGGTGGTCCATCGTAGGCCACCGCCGGAATTCAACGCGAACGAAACCCTCAGGAAACACGCATGTTACAAAGCGTCCATATGATGGGAATCGAGCATCCGAAATATGAGATTAGCCTGATCATTACGTGTTTCGCTTGTCAGGCGCTACGATACAAATACACCATTGAGTACTGGCAGAGCACTGACGACAGCTCGCCCGGCGGCCCGCGACCGTGCCCACCACAGCACCGGTTCCCGGGTCGGTGACTGCACTGACTGCATCGGCGCCCACCGTGGCGACGACTACCGGCAGGGACACCGGACGAGGACGCACCATCGGCGTCCCTCCCCGTACCCCGTCCCCGCCCGATTCGGAGGCTGACGACCTATGTCCCACTATCCGGCCCCGCAGGGTCTGTACCACCCCTCCTACGAGCACGACGCCTGTGGCGTCGCGTTCGTCGCCGACATGCACGGCCGCCCCACCCACGACATCGTGGAGAAGGGTATCCAGGCACTGGTCAACCTGGAGCACCGCGGCGCCGCCGGCGCCGAGAAGAACACCGGCGACGGCGCCGGCATCCTCATCCAGGTCCCCGACCGGTTCTACCGGGAGATCCTCGCCGCCCAGGGCATCGACCTGCCCGCACCGGGCTGCTACGCCACCGGCATCGCCTTCCTCCCTGCCGCCCGCATGGCCGCGCTGGACGCCATGCGCGCCGTCGAGGCCATCATCGCCGAGGAGAACCTCGAGCTGCTGGGCTGGCGCGAGGTCCCGGTCGACGACACGAGCCTCGGCGCGATGGCCCGCGACGCCGAACCGATCTTCTACCAGCTCTTCCTCGCCGGGAAGGACGCCGAGGGCAACCAGCTCGGCGGCATCGAACTGGACCGCCGCGCCTGGTTCGTGCGCAAGCGCGCCGAGCGGGAACTCGGGTCGAAGGGCCCCGGCGAAGGACCCGGCGGCGACACGGTCTACTTCCCGTCCCTGTCCGCCCGCACCATCGTCTACAAGGGGATGCTCACCACCCCGCAGCTCCGGGAGTTCTACCTGGACCTGCAGGATGACCGGGTGGCCTCGGCCCTGGCGGTCGTCCACTCCCGGTTCTCGACGAACACCTTCCCGTCCTGGCCGCTGGCCCACCCGTACCGGATGGTCGCCCACAACGGTGAGATCAACACCGTCCGCGGCAACGAGAACTGGATGCGTGCCCGCGAGTCCCAGATCCGCAGCGAGACCCTCGGCGACATCGAGCGGGTCCTGCCGGTCTGCGACCCCGCGGGCTCGGACACCGGACGCTTCGACGAGGCCCTGGAGATGCTCCACCTCGCCGGCCGGTCGCTGCCGCACGCGGTGATGATGATGGTGCCGCAGGCCTGGGAGCGTAACCCCTCCATCGACCCGGCGATCCGGGCGTTCTACGAGTACCACTCCTGCCTCATGGAGGCGTGGGACGGCCCCGCCGCCCTCGTCTTCACCGACGGCACGGTGCTGGGTTCGGTCCTCGACCGCAACGGACTGCGTCCGGGCCGTATCTGGGTCACGAAGGACGGCCTGGTCATCGGCGGGTCCGAGACCGGCCTGCTGCCCGTCGACCCGGCGGACGTCGTCGAACGCCGCCGCATCGAGCCGGGCCGCATGTTCCTCGTGGACACCGCCCAGGGCCGCATCATCCCCGACGAGGAGATCAAGGCGAAGCTCGCCGACGGTCCCTACCGGCAGTGGGTCGACGACAACATCGTCCGCTTCGGCGACCTGCCCCAGGTCGACTACGAGCCGATGAGCCATGAGCGCGTCGTGCTGCGGCAGCGCGTCTTCGGCTACACCGAGGAGGAGGTCGAGTCCCTCATCCGGCCGATCGCGGTCACCGCCGGCGAGGCCATCGGCTCGATGGGCACCGACACGCCCATCGCCGCCCTGTCCGACCGGTCGCGGATGCTGTTCGACTTCTTCGCCCAGCGGTTCGCGCAGGTCACGAACCCGCCGCTGGACTCCATCCGGGAGAAGATGGTCACCAGCCTGTTCACCCAGCTCGGTGCCCAGGTCGACGTCACCACCGAGGTGCCGGAGGCCGCCCACCGCATCCAGCTCGAGACCCCGCTGCTGCTGAACTCGTCGCTGGCGACCCTGCGCGGCGCCGGCGGCCACGACGGCTTCGACGCCTTCCGCTCCACCGTCATCTCCGGGCTGTACCCGGTCGCCCACGGCGGCCGCGGCATGCGCCAGGCGATCGACCGGGTGCGCCGGGAGGTCTCCGCCGCCATCGAGGACGGCTGCTCGCTGATCATCCTGTCGGACCGGGAGTCCGACGAGCGCCTCGCCCCGATCCCGTCCCTGCTGCTCACCAGCGCCGTCCACCAGCACCTCGTCGCGGAGCGGACGCGCACGCGGGCGTCCCTCATCATCGAGACCGGCGACGCCCGCGAAGTCCACCACATGGCGATGCTGCTCACCTTCGGTGCGGACGCGATCAACCCCTACATGGTCATGGAGTCCATCGACGAACTCGGCAAGCAGGGCCGGCTCGGCGGTGTCGACGTCGAACAGGCCTGCCGCAACTTCATCGCGGGCGCCGCCGCCAGCGTGCAGAAGATCATGTCCAAGATGGGCATCGCCACCGTGGCGTCCTACCGCGGTGCACAGCTCGCCGACGTCACCGGCCTGTCCCAGGCGCTGCTCGACGAGTACTTCACCGGCTGCGTCAGCCCGATCTCGGGCATCGGCCTCGACGAGATCGCGGACGCCGTCGCCGTGCGCCACCGCTTCGCCTTCCTCCCCCGGCCGGAGGAGGCCGCCCACCGGGAGCTCGAGATCGGCGGCGAGTACAAGTGGCGCCGCGAAGGCGAGTACCACCTGTTCAACCCGGAGACGATCTTCAAGCTCCAGCACGCCACCCGGACCGGCACCTACCGGATCTTCAAGGAGTACACGGAGAAGGTCGACAACCAGTCGGCGCGGCTGGCCACGCTGCGCGGCATGATCGACCTGCACTCCGACCGCCGGCCGATCCCGGTCGAGGAGGTCGAACCGGTCAGCGAGATCGTCACGCGGTTCTCCACCGGCGCCATGAGCTACGGCTCCATCTCCGCCGAGGCGCACGAGACCCTCGCCATCGCCATGAACCGGCTGCACGGCAAGTCGAACTCCGGTGAGGGCGGCGAGGATTCCGCCCGCTTCGAACCGGACGCCAACGGCGACTGGCGCCGCTCGGCGATCAAGCAGGTGGCGTCCGGCCGCTTCGGCGTCACGAGCCACTACCTCAACAACTGCACCGACATCCAGATCAAGATGGCGCAGGGCGCGAAGCCCGGTGAGGGCGGCCAGCTGCCGCCGCACAAGGTGTACCCGTGGATCGCCGAGGTGCGTGTCACCACGCCAGGTGTGGGACTGATCTCCCCGCCGCCGCACCACGACATCTACTCGATCGAGGACCTCGCCCAGCTCATCCACGACCTGAAGTCGGCGAACCCCGACGCGCGCATCCACGTCAAGCTCGTCGCCGAGCAGGGCGTGGGCACCGTCGCCGCCGGTGTGTCGAAGGCGCACGCCGACGTGGTGCTCATCTCCGGGCACGACGGCGGCACCGGGGCGTCCCCCCTGAACTCCCTGAAGCACGCGGGCGGCCCGTGGGAGCTCGGCCTCGCCGAGACCCAGCAGACCCTGCTGATGAACGGTCTGCGTGACCGCATCACCGTGCAGTGCGACGGCCAGCTGAAGACCGGCCGGGACGTCATCGTCGCCGCACTCCTCGGCGCCGAGGAGTTCGGCTTCGCCACCGCCCCGCTGGTGGTCTCCGGCTGCATCATGATGCGCGTCTGCCACCTGGACACCTGCCCGGTCGGCGTGGCCACCCAGAACCCCGAGCTGCGGAAGAAGTACACCGGCCAGGCCGACCACGTCGTCAACTTCTTCACCTTCATCGCCCAGGAGGTGCGCGAGTACCTGGCGGAACTCGGCTTCCGGTCGATCGAGGAGGCCGTCGGCCACGCCGAATGCCTCCGCCAGCGCCAGGTCGACCCCTCCCACACCACCGCCTCGCAGCTCGACCTCTCGCCGATCTTCGCGATCCCCGACAGCCCCTTCATGCACCAGGACCGGCACCGGACGAAGGCGCAGGACCACTCGCTGGAGGAGTCGATCGACAACCGCATCCGGCGCGACGCGGAGGAGACCATCCGCCGCGCCGCCGCCGGGGAGGGCACCACCGTCGAGCTGGCCTACCCGATCAGCAACGTCGACCGCTCGGTCGGCACGATGACCGGGTCCCTCATCAGCCGGGTGGCGGGCCGCGACGGCCTGCCGGCGGACACGGTGGACATCACGTTCACCGGGTCGGCGGGCAACTCCTTCGGCGCCTTCGTGCCGAAGGGCATGACGATGACACTGGTCGGCGACGCCAACGACTACGTCGGCAAGGGCCTGTCGGGCGGCACCATCGCCATCCGGCCGGACGCCCGCGACGGGGCCCTCGGTCCGCACCAGACCATCGCCGGCAACGTGCTCGGCTTCGGCGGCGTGTCCGGTGAACTGTTCATCCGGGGCGCGGTCGGCGAGCGGTTCGGCGTCCGGAACTCCGGCGTCACCGCCGTCGTCGAAGGCGTGGGCAACCACGGCTGCGAGTACATGACCGGCGGACGCGTCATCGTCCTCGGCCCGGTCGGCGAGAACTTCGCCGCCGGCATGTCCGGCGGTATCGCCTACCTGCTCGACGACGGCACCGGGATCGAGGGCATGTCCGCCCACGTCAACCCCGGCCTCGTCGACGTCGAGGAGCTCGACCCGGTGACGGACGCCGACGAGATCGACTGGCTCGTCGCCACGATCGCCCGGCACCGCCAGCTCACCGGATCCACCGTGCCCGTCGACCCGCGGGCACTCATCAGGATCATGCCGCGCGACTACCGCCGCGTGACCCGCACCATCGAAACCGCCCGCGCC
This is a stretch of genomic DNA from Corynebacterium nuruki S6-4. It encodes these proteins:
- the gltB gene encoding glutamate synthase large subunit, whose product is MSHYPAPQGLYHPSYEHDACGVAFVADMHGRPTHDIVEKGIQALVNLEHRGAAGAEKNTGDGAGILIQVPDRFYREILAAQGIDLPAPGCYATGIAFLPAARMAALDAMRAVEAIIAEENLELLGWREVPVDDTSLGAMARDAEPIFYQLFLAGKDAEGNQLGGIELDRRAWFVRKRAERELGSKGPGEGPGGDTVYFPSLSARTIVYKGMLTTPQLREFYLDLQDDRVASALAVVHSRFSTNTFPSWPLAHPYRMVAHNGEINTVRGNENWMRARESQIRSETLGDIERVLPVCDPAGSDTGRFDEALEMLHLAGRSLPHAVMMMVPQAWERNPSIDPAIRAFYEYHSCLMEAWDGPAALVFTDGTVLGSVLDRNGLRPGRIWVTKDGLVIGGSETGLLPVDPADVVERRRIEPGRMFLVDTAQGRIIPDEEIKAKLADGPYRQWVDDNIVRFGDLPQVDYEPMSHERVVLRQRVFGYTEEEVESLIRPIAVTAGEAIGSMGTDTPIAALSDRSRMLFDFFAQRFAQVTNPPLDSIREKMVTSLFTQLGAQVDVTTEVPEAAHRIQLETPLLLNSSLATLRGAGGHDGFDAFRSTVISGLYPVAHGGRGMRQAIDRVRREVSAAIEDGCSLIILSDRESDERLAPIPSLLLTSAVHQHLVAERTRTRASLIIETGDAREVHHMAMLLTFGADAINPYMVMESIDELGKQGRLGGVDVEQACRNFIAGAAASVQKIMSKMGIATVASYRGAQLADVTGLSQALLDEYFTGCVSPISGIGLDEIADAVAVRHRFAFLPRPEEAAHRELEIGGEYKWRREGEYHLFNPETIFKLQHATRTGTYRIFKEYTEKVDNQSARLATLRGMIDLHSDRRPIPVEEVEPVSEIVTRFSTGAMSYGSISAEAHETLAIAMNRLHGKSNSGEGGEDSARFEPDANGDWRRSAIKQVASGRFGVTSHYLNNCTDIQIKMAQGAKPGEGGQLPPHKVYPWIAEVRVTTPGVGLISPPPHHDIYSIEDLAQLIHDLKSANPDARIHVKLVAEQGVGTVAAGVSKAHADVVLISGHDGGTGASPLNSLKHAGGPWELGLAETQQTLLMNGLRDRITVQCDGQLKTGRDVIVAALLGAEEFGFATAPLVVSGCIMMRVCHLDTCPVGVATQNPELRKKYTGQADHVVNFFTFIAQEVREYLAELGFRSIEEAVGHAECLRQRQVDPSHTTASQLDLSPIFAIPDSPFMHQDRHRTKAQDHSLEESIDNRIRRDAEETIRRAAAGEGTTVELAYPISNVDRSVGTMTGSLISRVAGRDGLPADTVDITFTGSAGNSFGAFVPKGMTMTLVGDANDYVGKGLSGGTIAIRPDARDGALGPHQTIAGNVLGFGGVSGELFIRGAVGERFGVRNSGVTAVVEGVGNHGCEYMTGGRVIVLGPVGENFAAGMSGGIAYLLDDGTGIEGMSAHVNPGLVDVEELDPVTDADEIDWLVATIARHRQLTGSTVPVDPRALIRIMPRDYRRVTRTIETARAAGLDEDGIAAAIMEEVK